One genomic region from Natrinema sp. DC36 encodes:
- a CDS encoding DUF1931 domain-containing protein — protein sequence MSDLIVKAAVKDALSDHNVSADFYDALNVEVTELLDDAAERAESNDRKTVQPRDL from the coding sequence ATGTCTGACCTAATCGTCAAAGCAGCTGTGAAGGATGCACTCTCGGACCACAACGTCTCGGCCGATTTCTACGATGCCCTCAACGTGGAGGTCACCGAACTCCTCGACGACGCCGCCGAGCGTGCCGAATCAAACGATCGAAAGACGGTCCAGCCTCGCGACCTGTAG
- a CDS encoding magnesium transporter, producing MDESLIDLQQTIANSPTPASEFQQLSRSRQRDVFFQLPETLQQTLVEDMSREQVQQFVRRLDPDEVADVLGLTDRESREDILRQLDKDRREKAAFLLEFSPESAGGLMHLDYVTVDIDRSLEDIAHRVQRHEERTGRFPTIFVTNDEEGLVGELPGQTLAMTGPDSVDLREHIHETPAVAVDSPDTDVIEVFRENPESTVAVLDDDKNIFGVIYAEDLLRLIEEEAGETLYEFTGVREEESILDGPFSKVRYRYKWLIINLGTAFLAAGAVGFFEDTIATFTLLAVYMPVVAGMGGNAGTQSMAVTVRGLAFGQISLSTGGRAVINEIIAGGVNGAITGVLVAVIATVFNQSPLLGLVLGVSMVLNLVIAGFFGTIIPLVLDHIDKDPATSATIFITTATDVLGFFIFLGLAQSVL from the coding sequence ATGGACGAATCATTGATAGACCTCCAACAGACGATTGCGAATTCGCCGACGCCGGCATCGGAGTTCCAGCAGCTTTCACGCAGTCGGCAACGGGATGTATTCTTTCAGCTTCCCGAGACACTCCAGCAGACTCTCGTCGAGGACATGAGTCGAGAGCAGGTACAACAATTCGTCCGCCGACTCGATCCCGACGAGGTCGCAGACGTCCTCGGATTAACCGACAGAGAAAGTCGAGAGGATATCCTCCGGCAACTTGACAAGGATCGTCGGGAAAAAGCCGCGTTTCTGCTCGAGTTCAGCCCCGAAAGCGCCGGCGGGTTGATGCACCTCGATTACGTCACTGTCGACATCGATCGGAGCCTCGAGGATATTGCGCATCGCGTCCAGCGACACGAAGAACGGACCGGGCGGTTCCCGACCATCTTCGTCACGAACGACGAGGAGGGGTTAGTCGGTGAGTTACCGGGGCAAACGCTGGCGATGACTGGTCCGGATTCGGTCGATCTCCGGGAACACATTCATGAAACGCCGGCGGTGGCAGTTGACAGTCCTGATACCGATGTTATCGAGGTGTTCCGAGAGAATCCCGAGAGCACAGTTGCTGTGCTCGATGACGATAAGAATATCTTCGGCGTCATTTACGCCGAGGACCTGCTTCGCCTGATCGAAGAAGAGGCCGGCGAGACGCTCTACGAGTTCACGGGCGTCCGAGAGGAAGAGAGTATCTTGGACGGGCCGTTCTCGAAGGTGCGCTATCGGTACAAGTGGCTCATCATCAACCTTGGGACAGCCTTTCTCGCCGCCGGTGCAGTCGGATTCTTCGAGGACACCATTGCAACGTTCACGCTGCTGGCAGTCTACATGCCGGTCGTCGCCGGGATGGGAGGCAACGCCGGCACGCAATCGATGGCCGTAACCGTACGCGGGCTCGCGTTCGGCCAGATTTCGCTGTCGACTGGGGGTCGGGCCGTGATCAACGAGATTATCGCTGGTGGCGTGAACGGGGCAATTACTGGTGTGCTCGTCGCAGTCATCGCCACGGTGTTCAATCAGAGTCCACTATTGGGCCTCGTTCTCGGCGTCTCGATGGTGCTGAATCTCGTCATCGCCGGGTTCTTCGGGACGATTATCCCACTTGTGCTGGACCATATTGACAAGGATCCGGCGACATCGGCGACGATATTTATCACGACTGCGACTGACGTCCTCGGGTTCTTCATCTTCCTCGGACTGGCCCAGTCCGTGCTCTGA